The proteins below come from a single Salinilacihabitans rarus genomic window:
- a CDS encoding universal stress protein, translated as MYDRILFPADGSEGANEVFDYALALAEAQDATLYLLHVADTTRDSVTRIGGEVVDVLEREGEQIVAELAERATARHVSTVTDVIQGAVPETITTYAEELSIDLIVMPTRGRTGLQQLLLGSSTDRVIRQTTTPVLTLRPDDTAVRYPYQNVLVPTDGSDCATAALEHAIDLVTATQATLHLLSVVDVTSPGADVYSEHQVDAIEERAKQIVAESAGLAEAESVESVVEALEFDSAISRGILSYIDDHEIDLVVVGTHGRTGVERYLLGSVTEKLIRTAPVPVLTIPESMPETENRSPHRSDG; from the coding sequence ATGTACGACCGCATTCTGTTTCCGGCCGATGGGAGCGAGGGGGCAAACGAAGTTTTTGATTACGCCCTCGCCCTCGCGGAGGCACAGGACGCAACGCTCTATCTGTTGCACGTCGCCGATACGACTCGCGATAGCGTTACGCGGATTGGAGGAGAGGTCGTCGACGTGCTCGAACGCGAAGGCGAACAGATCGTGGCCGAACTCGCAGAACGCGCAACAGCGCGTCACGTCTCGACCGTGACCGACGTTATTCAGGGGGCGGTCCCGGAAACGATCACGACGTACGCCGAGGAACTCTCGATCGACCTCATCGTGATGCCGACGCGGGGGCGAACCGGGCTACAGCAATTGCTCCTCGGGAGTAGTACCGACCGGGTCATCCGACAGACGACAACCCCTGTCCTTACGCTTCGGCCGGACGACACGGCCGTTCGGTATCCGTATCAGAACGTACTTGTTCCAACTGACGGGAGCGACTGTGCAACTGCAGCGCTCGAACACGCAATCGACCTCGTCACTGCAACACAGGCAACGCTCCATCTTCTTTCTGTGGTTGACGTAACGAGTCCCGGTGCCGACGTCTACTCCGAACACCAAGTCGACGCGATCGAAGAACGAGCGAAGCAGATAGTGGCCGAATCTGCTGGGCTCGCTGAGGCGGAGTCCGTCGAATCCGTTGTTGAGGCACTCGAGTTTGATTCGGCCATCTCTCGCGGTATTTTGTCGTATATCGACGACCACGAGATCGATCTCGTGGTCGTGGGAACACACGGACGAACTGGCGTTGAGCGATATCTGCTCGGAAGCGTCACCGAAAAGCTCATCCGCACGGCGCCAGTTCCGGTGCTGACGATTCCGGAGTCGATGCCTGAGACGGAGAATCGAAGCCCACATCGTTCAGACGGGTGA
- a CDS encoding YqaA family protein has translation MAAELSQLALETPLSIGVDSLETVVESATGWPGMGIVFAYSFLIAFALPGPSELVLVAPLDLGLPSWASLASVMLVSATGKAAGSMFAFHIGQEVKRSGPITRWLRESRWGIMEWSEKRSVQLAQRYGYGGLALALSVPFFPDTISIYAFAVLERNYARFAIATFLGSLGRLLVTLGFFEGLSTVF, from the coding sequence ATGGCAGCTGAACTATCGCAACTCGCACTTGAAACGCCACTCAGTATCGGCGTCGACAGCCTCGAGACAGTTGTCGAGTCGGCGACAGGCTGGCCCGGAATGGGCATCGTCTTCGCATACTCGTTTTTGATCGCGTTCGCGCTCCCCGGTCCGAGCGAACTCGTCCTCGTTGCGCCGCTTGATCTCGGGCTCCCGTCATGGGCGAGTCTCGCGAGCGTCATGCTGGTGAGCGCGACCGGAAAGGCTGCCGGAAGCATGTTCGCGTTCCACATCGGTCAGGAGGTCAAACGGTCTGGACCAATCACGCGCTGGTTACGAGAGTCGAGATGGGGCATCATGGAGTGGTCCGAAAAACGATCCGTTCAACTCGCACAGCGGTACGGATACGGCGGACTCGCACTGGCCCTCTCCGTTCCGTTTTTCCCCGATACGATCTCGATCTACGCGTTTGCCGTTCTCGAACGGAATTACGCGAGATTCGCGATCGCGACGTTTCTCGGAAGCCTCGGCCGGCTTCTCGTCACCCTCGGATTCTTCGAGGGCCTCTCGACGGTATTCTGA
- a CDS encoding CNNM domain-containing protein, with protein MEPLEISGRIVAGVLLIGLNAFFVAIEFGLTRARQYPESEFDTPSLELAWEMTEDLEFYLTTCQIWISGTSIALGIVAEPGLAAVFEPIFENTVLASAGAGSMLGFLLINLVHLTHGEQTPTYLGVERSKQVCKYGARPLYWFAKVLAPAIWFGDWVAKQTLRLFGIEMTGAWRETERDVIKSRADLRNRLGSLLDEGDLSDERREEVLNAFQIGEQPIREVLVPPEEIIALSTEADPEENFQKMETHPQTRYPLVGDEVTDFQGIIYTPLLLRYRAELAEGDLDFAELAAPPMTLSPDADVSDAVDQFQMENQELALVIEDGDVVGLVTVTDLLEAVMGDIEDPIDIEFQERADASR; from the coding sequence ATGGAGCCTCTCGAAATTAGCGGCCGGATAGTGGCCGGAGTTCTTCTTATCGGATTGAACGCGTTTTTCGTTGCCATCGAGTTCGGCCTCACCCGCGCCCGACAGTATCCGGAGTCGGAGTTCGACACGCCATCACTCGAACTCGCCTGGGAGATGACCGAGGATCTCGAGTTCTACCTCACGACGTGTCAGATCTGGATCTCCGGGACGAGTATCGCACTGGGAATCGTCGCCGAGCCGGGCTTAGCAGCGGTATTCGAGCCGATATTTGAAAACACGGTACTTGCCTCGGCCGGTGCTGGTTCGATGCTTGGGTTCTTGCTCATCAATCTCGTCCATCTCACCCACGGCGAACAAACACCGACGTACCTCGGCGTCGAACGGTCGAAACAGGTCTGTAAGTACGGCGCGCGACCGCTGTACTGGTTCGCTAAGGTTCTCGCTCCGGCGATCTGGTTCGGTGACTGGGTTGCAAAGCAGACGCTCAGGCTGTTCGGCATCGAGATGACGGGCGCCTGGCGCGAGACCGAACGAGACGTCATCAAGTCCCGGGCCGACCTTCGAAACCGACTCGGGTCACTCCTCGACGAAGGGGACCTTTCCGACGAACGGCGCGAGGAAGTGCTGAACGCGTTTCAGATCGGCGAACAGCCGATTCGCGAGGTGCTGGTCCCACCCGAGGAGATCATCGCCCTGTCCACCGAAGCCGATCCCGAAGAGAACTTCCAGAAGATGGAAACCCACCCGCAGACCCGCTATCCACTGGTTGGCGACGAGGTGACCGACTTTCAGGGCATCATCTATACGCCACTCCTCCTCAGGTATCGTGCGGAGTTGGCCGAGGGTGACCTCGATTTCGCCGAACTGGCGGCCCCGCCGATGACGCTCTCTCCCGACGCCGATGTCAGCGACGCGGTCGACCAGTTCCAGATGGAAAACCAGGAACTCGCGCTCGTAATCGAGGACGGTGACGTCGTCGGGCTCGTGACTGTAACGGATCTACTCGAGGCGGTGATGGGGGATATCGAAGATCCGATCGATATCGAATTCCAGGAACGAGCGGACGCCTCACGATGA
- a CDS encoding HalOD1 output domain-containing protein, with the protein MKNGGDGADATYLGTPSYAVVEAVADAEGVPPKELCPPEYQALHEVVDPQALDALFADRHDGTPRANGRVTFTFCGYRVTVTDGGAVELEAE; encoded by the coding sequence ATGAAAAACGGGGGGGACGGAGCCGACGCGACGTACCTCGGGACGCCGAGCTACGCGGTCGTGGAGGCGGTGGCGGACGCCGAAGGCGTGCCGCCGAAGGAACTGTGTCCGCCCGAGTATCAGGCCCTCCACGAGGTCGTCGACCCGCAAGCGCTTGACGCGCTGTTCGCGGACCGCCACGACGGCACGCCGCGGGCGAACGGCCGGGTGACGTTCACCTTCTGTGGCTACCGCGTGACGGTCACCGACGGCGGGGCCGTCGAACTCGAAGCCGAGTGA
- a CDS encoding DUF420 domain-containing protein has protein sequence MATANARRRLRENPLGVTVFLTVVGYALVVGTFVLDVPIYPDLTNAQVNALTHATAVINALTTVLLVAGWYWIRQGEVAKHRAAMIGAFTLILLFLVVYLVRVGGGGEKEIVGVSTAVWYAYISMLAIHILLSILAVPVVLYALILGLTHTPAELRRTSHARVGRIAAGAWILSLVLGTVTYLLLNHVYEYEFMSTILPALWP, from the coding sequence ATGGCTACCGCGAACGCGAGGCGACGGCTTCGGGAGAACCCGCTCGGGGTGACCGTGTTCCTGACGGTCGTCGGCTACGCCCTCGTCGTCGGGACGTTCGTCCTCGACGTGCCGATCTATCCGGACCTGACGAACGCGCAAGTGAACGCGCTGACCCACGCGACCGCGGTCATCAACGCCCTGACCACGGTCTTGCTCGTCGCGGGCTGGTACTGGATCCGACAGGGCGAGGTGGCGAAACACCGCGCGGCGATGATCGGCGCGTTCACGCTGATCCTGCTGTTTCTCGTCGTCTACCTCGTGCGCGTCGGCGGCGGCGGCGAGAAGGAGATCGTCGGCGTCTCGACGGCGGTCTGGTACGCCTACATCTCGATGCTCGCGATCCACATCCTGCTGTCGATCCTCGCGGTCCCCGTGGTGCTGTACGCGCTCATCCTCGGGCTGACCCACACCCCGGCGGAACTGCGCCGGACCAGCCACGCCCGGGTCGGCCGGATCGCCGCCGGCGCGTGGATCCTGAGCCTCGTGCTCGGGACCGTCACCTACCTGCTGCTCAACCACGTCTACGAGTACGAGTTCATGTCGACGATCCTGCCCGCACTGTGGCCGTAG